The sequence GGTGACCTCGCGGACCCGGAGTGCCCGGGAGAGCACCAGGACCACGAGCAGGCCGATCGACCCGGCCAGTCCGCCGCGGACCAGCGACAGCAGCGGGTGGGGGTCGTCCGCGGCGTCGCCGACCAGCGCGGTGACGCCCAGCCGCACGAGCCAGGCGACGAGGGCCGCCACCGCCACCACGATCAGCATCCGCAGGACGAACCTGAGCAGCGCGGGCGTCTGCAGCCCGCCGAGGGTCCGGCGCAGGACCGCATAGCTGATCGCCGAGCCGATGACGTAGGCGACGAGGTAGGCCATGGCCAGGGCAGGAGCAGTCTGCCGCTCGTCGGCGAGCCGGACCAGCACGAGCGCGCCGACGATGTTGGCCGCGCCGATCACGCACTGGATGAAGAAGACCCGACGGGTCTGCTCGAGGGCATAGAAGGCACGCAGCATCAGGTAGTGGACGGTGAAGAAGACCAGTCCGACGGCGAAGAGCGACAGGGTCGGCGCGAAGCGCTCCCCGGTGTCGGGCCTGAGGTCCCAGCCGAGCAGGGCGTTGGCGGCGTCGGCGGAGACGACGGGCATCAGGGCCGCGAACGGGAGCACGATCGCCAGCGACGTACGCAGGGTGGAGGCGATGGTGCGACCGAGGTCGCGGTGGCGATGGTCGGCCGCGAAGGCCGACAGGCGCGGCAGGATCGCGGTCGCCAGGGACACGGTGACGATCGAGTGGGGCACCATCACGATCAGGAACGAGCTCGAATAGACCATCAGGCCGGTGCCGTCGTCGGTGTCGCGCACGGTCCCTCCGGAGGCCAGCTTGACCACGACGAAGTAGGCGAGCTGGTTGACCAGGACGAAGAGCAGCGTCCACACGCCCAGCGACAGTGTCCTGGCGAGTCCCGCGTCGCGGAAGTCGAACCGCGGGCGGAACCGGAAGCCGACCGCTCGCAGGTAGGGCAGCAGGATCACCAGCTGCAGGGCGATGCCCAGCGTGGAGCCGATGCCCAGGAGCAGCTCCTGGCCGGTGCCCAGCGGCTGCCGCTCGTCGGCCAGCCCGGCCCGGCCGTAGACAAGGAGATAGGTCACGAGCATCGCGACCGCGACCGCGTTGTTGGCGATCGGAGCCCACATCATCGGCCCGAAGCGCTCGCGCGAGTTGAGGATCTGGCCGACCAGCACGAACATCCCGTAGAAGAACACCTGGGGCAGGCACAGCCGGGTCAGGTCGGTGATCGACTGGAGGTGCTCGGCCCGGTCGGGCGCCTGGAAGTCGTCGTGGAGATAGAGGCCGAGCAGCCAGGGAGTGGCGATGATGAGCACGACCGTCACCAGCGCGAGGAAGATCGCGGCCAGGGTGATGACGCGCTGGGCATAGGCGTCGCCGCCGTCGGGGTCGTTCTTCATCGCCCGCACCAGCTGGGGCACGAGGACGGCGTTGAAGATGCCGCCGGCGACCAGGATGTAGATCATGTTGGGCAGCGTGTTGGCCACCGCGAACATGTCGGCCCGCAGCACCGTGCCGAGTGCCGCGGCCAGCAGGGCGGCGCGCAGCACGCCGCTGATCCGGGAGAAGGCGGTGCCGGCGGCCATCACGGCGCTGGAGGAGAGCACTGACCGGTCGCTCATGGCGTGGCCTCCTCGGCAGGCGCCGGCGCCTGACGGCTGCTGCGGATGCGGCGGACGAGCCGGACCGCGATGGTGCCGAAGAGCAGCAGCGCACCCCCGGCGAGCAGCAACCAGATCAGGCCACTGACCTGCGCGGCGCGGATCTGGAGGCTCGTCGACGCGCCGAGCGGCTGGCCCTGGGTGTCGGTCACGAGCAGGCGGACCTGGTGGATCCCGGGACGGTCGGCCGTGATCCGGGGACGGATGCGCTTGCGGGCGCCCGGGTCGAGCTGGAGGTCCTCGGGGTCCTGGACCTGCAGGTCGCCGTCGGAGGCGGCGGCGGTGACGCGCACGGTCACCGGCTGGTCGAGGCCGTTGACCACGTCGGCACCGAGGTTGCCGTTCTCGCTCGAGAGCGTCACCGCGTCGGGCGCCTCGACGGTGATGCTGGCGAGCTGTTCGTCGATGTGCGCCTCGGCCGCGCGGGTGCTGCGCAGCGCCCGGTCGGGGCTGGTCCGGTGGCCCGACGAGAGCATCACCAAGATCTCGTCGGCGACCTGGGCCGGCACCAGGTTGGGCAGGGTCAGGACCCCTCCCATCAACGCGGCACGGTCGGCCAGCTCGGCGGCGGCCTCGAAGTTGGTCGCCGGGAGCTCGAGCGCCTCGTCCTCCTCGGTGTAGGCCAGGTCGTTGCCGCTCAGGGATGCGGCGGGGCGTTGTGCGACCTCGGCAACGGTGACCGGAGTGAGCCAGCGCTTGTCGAGGCCGGTGAAGAGTGCGGCCGGGTCGACGGGGTGCCAGTCGTGGGGGAGCACCATCACCACCGGGGCGGTCGAGCCCGCTGCGCCTCGCACCGCGGCCTCGCTGAGCAGCCGCTGTCGCAGGGCCAGGGCGTCGTCGGGTGCTCCGGGACCTGGCCCGCCGGCCGCCGCCCCGCTGGAGGTGACGACCACGTCGTGGTCGAGCAGCCGGACCATCGAGGTCTGCGTGTCGGGGGGTACGGCGAAGGAGGTGTCGGCCACCAGCACGGTGCTGTCCAGCGTCGCGGCCTGCAGCGCAGCCGGGCTCAGCACGCCCTGACGGGGGGCCAGGGCCGGGGAGGACTGGATGCCCAGCCAGGTCATGACCTGGCTGCTCCTGGCGACCGCCTGCTCATAGAAGGCGGGTGCGTGGGCCGCCGCGGCCGCTGCGTCGAGGTCGCCGTAGGGCAGGGCGAGCACGGTCTTGCCGGCCGTGAGTGCGGTGAAGCGCTCGAGCCACGCCGTCGCAGTTGTGGCCAGCTCCTGCTGCCAGGCCGTCAGCTCCTGTTCCGGGTCGGGCGCCGGGACAGGCTCGTGGTCGACCCCGGCCGGGTCGGGCTGGGTCGTCGCACCCTCGGGGGTCGCTCCGGCCGTGCTGCTCGGGTCGGTGGGCTCACCGGTGACGGGAAGCGCGTCGGGGTCGGGCGCCAGGGTCCGGGGCGGGTTGCCCGCGCCGAGCCGCGCGATCGCCACCAGGACAGCGGGATCGACCAGCCAGGTCAGTGGTGTGCCGGCCGCGGAGTCACCGGCATCGAGGAGCGCTTCGAGGCGCCCGCCCTCGATGAGGGACTTGCGCCAGCGTCCGGGCCGGGCCACAGAGCCGTCGGCGGCGAGCCACACGCGCTCGCGCAGCGGCAGCACGATGGCCGCCTGGACGGGGTCCGGCGCGTCTCCCTTCGCGGGTCGCCGTCGGGCATCGGCGACGAAGGGGATGAAGGTCCGGGCCCGGCCGTCGGTGAAGTCGTCGTGGGGCACGGTCTCCGAGGCGCCCCGGGCGTGGATGCCGAGCCAATAGACGCCGGGGGCGTTGATGGTCAGCAGGTCGCGGGGCACGGTCAGCGAGAAGTCCGCCGACTCGCCGGGCGCGAGCTCCTCGACCCGCGCCTCGGTCCCGGCCTCGACGATGCGGTCACCGACATAGGCGTCGGGCTCGATCGCCGCGGAGGCGGCCAGGGAGGTCGCGTCGGCGATCGGGGCCACTGACCGGAAGGAATAGAGGTTGATGCCGGTCCAGGTCTCGAAGCTGGTGTTGCTGACGGTGCCGGAGATCGTGAGGGGGCGGTCGTCGTCGCTGAGGGTGTCGGGACTGATGGAGGTCAGGTGGACCCGCAGGGGGTCGTCGTCGGCGGGCTTGCGTGGACGAGGGCCGCGAGGCTCCGCGGCGGCGGCCCCACCCGCCTGGGGCGCGTGGGGGCTTGGGCGTGGGTCCTGGGTCGCTGCGGCGGGCGAGGCCAGCAGGGTGGCGACCAGGGCCAGGGCCGCCACCGGCCCGAGACGCCGCCGCGCCTTCGCCGTCCGCAGTCCCCGAGCAGGCGGGGACAGGGACGGGCACGGCACGGCCCGACTCTATCGGCGGCACCGGCACTCTCCGCCCAGCAGCGCGGCGTGGTCCGCGAGGCGACCGCACGACAGTGGGGGTCGGCGCCCGGTGCCCTAGAGTTGCCCCTCGTGTCCGATGCCGTGCTGCCCCCGCTGACCATCGTGGAGGTCCAGCACCGGGTGGCTGCCGAGCTCACCCGCATCGGTCCGGTGATCGACCAGCTCGGGGAGCGGTTCGCCGCCGCGGGCCACGAGCTCTCGCTCGTCGGCGGACCCGTGCGCGACGCGATGCTCGGCCGCCTCCAGAACGACCTCGACTTCACCACGTCGGCCCGCCCGGAGGAGACCGAACGGCTCCTCGCCGGCTGGGTCGATGCGACCTGGGACATGGGCCGGGCCTTCGGCACGATCGGCGCCCG comes from Nocardioides piscis and encodes:
- the murJ gene encoding murein biosynthesis integral membrane protein MurJ, whose protein sequence is MSDRSVLSSSAVMAAGTAFSRISGVLRAALLAAALGTVLRADMFAVANTLPNMIYILVAGGIFNAVLVPQLVRAMKNDPDGGDAYAQRVITLAAIFLALVTVVLIIATPWLLGLYLHDDFQAPDRAEHLQSITDLTRLCLPQVFFYGMFVLVGQILNSRERFGPMMWAPIANNAVAVAMLVTYLLVYGRAGLADERQPLGTGQELLLGIGSTLGIALQLVILLPYLRAVGFRFRPRFDFRDAGLARTLSLGVWTLLFVLVNQLAYFVVVKLASGGTVRDTDDGTGLMVYSSSFLIVMVPHSIVTVSLATAILPRLSAFAADHRHRDLGRTIASTLRTSLAIVLPFAALMPVVSADAANALLGWDLRPDTGERFAPTLSLFAVGLVFFTVHYLMLRAFYALEQTRRVFFIQCVIGAANIVGALVLVRLADERQTAPALAMAYLVAYVIGSAISYAVLRRTLGGLQTPALLRFVLRMLIVVAVAALVAWLVRLGVTALVGDAADDPHPLLSLVRGGLAGSIGLLVVLVLSRALRVREVTELVDAVSARLRPQRVLR
- a CDS encoding DUF6049 family protein translates to MPCPSLSPPARGLRTAKARRRLGPVAALALVATLLASPAAATQDPRPSPHAPQAGGAAAAEPRGPRPRKPADDDPLRVHLTSISPDTLSDDDRPLTISGTVSNTSFETWTGINLYSFRSVAPIADATSLAASAAIEPDAYVGDRIVEAGTEARVEELAPGESADFSLTVPRDLLTINAPGVYWLGIHARGASETVPHDDFTDGRARTFIPFVADARRRPAKGDAPDPVQAAIVLPLRERVWLAADGSVARPGRWRKSLIEGGRLEALLDAGDSAAGTPLTWLVDPAVLVAIARLGAGNPPRTLAPDPDALPVTGEPTDPSSTAGATPEGATTQPDPAGVDHEPVPAPDPEQELTAWQQELATTATAWLERFTALTAGKTVLALPYGDLDAAAAAAHAPAFYEQAVARSSQVMTWLGIQSSPALAPRQGVLSPAALQAATLDSTVLVADTSFAVPPDTQTSMVRLLDHDVVVTSSGAAAGGPGPGAPDDALALRQRLLSEAAVRGAAGSTAPVVMVLPHDWHPVDPAALFTGLDKRWLTPVTVAEVAQRPAASLSGNDLAYTEEDEALELPATNFEAAAELADRAALMGGVLTLPNLVPAQVADEILVMLSSGHRTSPDRALRSTRAAEAHIDEQLASITVEAPDAVTLSSENGNLGADVVNGLDQPVTVRVTAAASDGDLQVQDPEDLQLDPGARKRIRPRITADRPGIHQVRLLVTDTQGQPLGASTSLQIRAAQVSGLIWLLLAGGALLLFGTIAVRLVRRIRSSRQAPAPAEEATP